Proteins encoded by one window of Camelus bactrianus isolate YW-2024 breed Bactrian camel chromosome 9, ASM4877302v1, whole genome shotgun sequence:
- the ZNF599 gene encoding zinc finger protein 599 — protein MAGRALALVSFEDVAITFTGEEWRHLDLAQRTLYQEVMLETCGLLVSLGHPVPKPELIHLPEHGQELWTVKRGLSRSTYSGEKAKPETTELTAAQLALTEEAPFEEQVTYGTSRHSRLGQVRDQEGLLEMQEGNLRPGADPNKETCPRKLSHKYGDLETDDSLCLRVLQEQVTTQDALHERDSQEPGKDPVMDARKNIYKCKECGKGFSKNWALVRHQQIHAGVKPYECSECGKACRYMADFIRHTRLHTGEKPYKCTECGKAFKRRSHLTEHQRVHTGDKPYECKECGKAFTHRSSFIQHNMTHTREKPFLCKECGKTFYYSSSFAQHMRIHTGKKLYECSECGKAFTHRSTFIQHNMTHTGEKPFLCKECGKAFCLNSSFTQHVRIHTGEKPYECSECGKAFTHRSTYVRHKRTHTGEKPFECKECGKAFCDSSSLIQHMRIHTGERPYECSECGKAFTHHSVFIRHNRTHSGEKPLECKECAKAFYYSSSFTRHMRIHTGEKPYVCRECGKAFTQPANFVRHNRIHTGEKPYECKECEKAFCDNFALTQHMRTHTGEKPFECSECGKAFSHSSSFTHHRKIHTRV, from the exons ATGGCGGGGCGGGCGCTG GCACTGGTATCTTTTGAAGATGTGGCCATAACATTCACTGGGGAGGAATGGAGACACCTGGACCTAGCCCAGAGGACCTTATACCAGGAAGTGATGCTGGAGACTTGTGGCCTCCTGGTCTCACTGG GCCATCCTGTTCCCAAACCAGAGCTGATTCACCTGCCAGAGCATGGGCAAGAACTGTGGACAGTGAAGAGAGGCCTCTCCAGAAGCACCTATTCAG GTGAGAAAGCAAAACCCGAGACCACAGAGCTTACTGCTGCTCAGCTGGCCCTCACTGAGGAAGCCCCTTTTGAGGAACAAGTGACATATGGCACCTCAAGGCATTCCAGGTTGGGGCAAGTGAGGGATCAGGAAGGActgttggaaatgcaggaagggaACTTGAGGCCAGGAGCAGACCCCAACAAGGAGACATGCCCTAGGAAACTGAGCCATAAATATGGTGATTTGGAGACAGATGATAGTCTGTGTTTAAGGGTTTTACAGGAGCAAGTCACTACACAAGATGCTCTACATGAACGTGATTCCCAAGAACCAGGAAAAGACCCTGTGATGGATGCAAGGAAAAACATCTACAAATGCAAGGAATGTGGAAAAGGTTTTAGCAAGAATTGGGCCCTTGTTCGGCATCAACAGATTCATGCCGGAGTGAAGCCTTAtgaatgcagtgaatgtgggaaagcttGTCGTTACATGGCAGATTTCATTCGACATACGAGGCTTCATACTGGGGAAAAACCGTACAAGTGCACTGAGTGTGGTAAGGCCTTCAAACGCAGGTCTCACCTCACAGAGCACCAGCGTGTTCACACTGGAGACAAGCCCTATGAGTGCAAAGAATGTGGTAAAGCTTTCACCCACCGCTCCTCTTTTATCCAGCATAATATGACTCACACTAGAGAAAAGCCCTTTTTGTGCAAAGAATGTGGGAAAACTTTTTATTACAGTTCTTCCTTCGCTCAACACATGAGGATTcacactggaaagaaactctacgagtgcagtgaatgtggaaaggcTTTTACTCACCGCTCCACTTTTATCCAGCATAATATGACCCACACAGGAGAAAAACCCTTTTTGTGCAAAGAATGTGGAAAAGCTTTTTGCCTCAACTCATCCTTCACTCAGCACGTGAGgattcacactggagagaaaccctacgagtgcagtgaatgtggaaaggcCTTTACTCACCGCTCCACCTATGTTCGGCATAAGAGGACCCATACTGGAGAGAAGCCCTTTGAGTGcaaagaatgtgggaaagccttttgTGACAGTTCTTCCTTAATTCAACACATGAGGATTCACACTGGTGAGAGGCCCTATGagtgcagtgaatgtggaaaggcGTTTACACACCATTCTGTTTTTATCCGACATAATAGGACCCACAGTggagaaaaacccttggagtgtAAAGAATGTGCAAAAGCCTTTTACTATAGCTCTTCCTTTACTCGACACATGAGGATCCACACTGGAGAAAAGCCTTATGTGTGCCGAGAATGTGGAAAGGCCTTTACCCAGCCCGCAAATTTTGTTCGGCATAATAGGATCCACACTGGAGAAAAACCCTATGAGTGCAAAGAATGTGAGAAGGCCTTTTGTGACAACTTTGCCTTAACTCAACACATGAgaactcacactggagagaaaccctttGAATGCAGTGAATGCGGAAAGGCCTTCAGCCATAGTTCATCCTTCACTCACCATCGAAAGATTCACACCAGAGTTTAA